One window of Triticum dicoccoides isolate Atlit2015 ecotype Zavitan chromosome 5A, WEW_v2.0, whole genome shotgun sequence genomic DNA carries:
- the LOC119302972 gene encoding protein TsetseEP-like, producing the protein MARHRLLAVLMLLVGVVAASTFHQAAAAGRGLAAVEKFADLEPKPKPKQEAMPKPMPKPEPKPMPKPEPKPKPKPMPKPEPKPEPKPKPMPKPEPKPEPKHKPMPKPEPKPEPMPKPEPKPKPDPKLEPPPKHKPPTAYN; encoded by the coding sequence ATGGCGAGGCATCGCCTCCTTGCCGTGCTCATGCTCCTCGTCGGGGTAGTGGCAGCCTCCACTTTCCACCAAGCGGCCGCCGCTGGCCGGGGCCTTGCTGCCGTGGAGAAGTTTGCGGACCTGGAGCCAAAGCCAAAACCTAAACAAGAGGCAATGCCCAAACCAATGCCGAAGCCTGAACCCAAGCCGATGCCAAAGCCCGAGCCCAAGCCCAAGCCCAAGCCGATGCCTAAACCTGAACCCAAGCCAGAGCCCAAGCCCAAGCCGATGCCCAAACCTGAACCCAAGCCAGAGCCCAAGCATAAACCAATGCCTAAGCCAGAGCCTAAGCCGGAACCTATGCCTAAGCCGGAGCCCAAGCCTAAACCTGACCCGAAACTAGAGCCACCACCGAAGCACAAGCCGCCAACAGCTTACAATTGA